In Alicyclobacillus acidocaldarius subsp. acidocaldarius DSM 446, the genomic window GGCTGAATTTGCGGGTGAAGTTCGCCAAATATCCCCGACTTCGATACTTTGCATGTTGTATCACGACTAGTGTCGAGATCGAGGTGAGTGGTCGGTAGGTATGGTATCCTGTCTGCAGGGGAACAGGGGCGTGCTTAGGTGAACACATCAGTAAGGAAGGAGCCAGTGAAGGGTGCGAATCATTCCATACTTGTACTTCCAGGGGAACGCGGAAGAGGCCTTACGCTTCTATGTAGAGGTGTTTGGTGGTGAGTTGATGGAGCTACGTCGGTATGCAGACATGCCAGGTGCTGAGAGTCCAGAACATTATCAGAACAAAGTCTTGCATGCTCGCCTCAAAATTGGCGACGAATGGTTGTTCATTTCAGACGCTTTTCCAAGGGACCCGGTACCCCCTGCGCGTAGTCTAGTCAGTTTGATGGTGGATTTTTCGTCAGAAGCTGATATGGATGCCGTCTATACGCGTTTGGGAAGGGAAGCCGAAATCCACATGCCGCTCCAGAAAACGTTCTGGGGTGCGAAATATGCTAGATTGACCGACAAATTTGGGGTCACGTGGGATCTTCATTGTCAGCTGTGAACGAGCCAATTGACGGCGGAAGCCAGGTTGAGCAGAGGAGAAAGTAACTGGGAACGAAGGAATGCCTGGCCGTAAGCGTCGGGGTATGATATCAGGGTGACATGGGAGCATGGGAATTGAATGAGTGGGCTGAGGATATGGTTCGCGCAATGTAACGTGATGGGGGCCCCTGAAATCTCCGTTACGAAAACGTGACACAGCATTGCGGAGATGGTCGATCGCCCTATGCATGCACCATGTGTATTGACCTCCATCGCACCTCTTTAGTGAATGCGAGCGCGGGTTCGCGATTGAGAACGAGCGAGAGAAGTGCCAGACGTCGCGTAACCTTACCGAAGCCATTCCGGTGCAGTTTTTCGCCCTCGGAGCGAGGCGGATCAACATGGCTCTTATCTCTGGCATCGCGCGCATAGGGCGGTGAATCTCAACAGCCCAGTGGAAGGCATCGGTGTCGGAACCTTCTTGCTGCGAGCGGACGAAGATCCGGCGAACGAGACCGACCTGTCGCGCGTCAGGCTCATCCCGTGAAATGACAATCTCAAAGTGATTCGATATTAACGGCGCGACTATCCCGGTTACGCCATGCGCGCGGGCGCCATTGACGAGACGAGGAAGCAACAATCGACCATGCGAAATGCGAGTCGGAATCGAATCTCGTTGCATGACGAGATTGAGATGCGGAAGGAATGGTGATGGGCCGTCGTAAAGTAACATCTCGACATTCTGTATGAGTTTTTCCATCCTTCCGCGAACCTGCTGCACACGGTGTAATCAACGGGTGATCTCTGGTTCTGTGAATATCGTTGGCGATGGGGTCGTGGGACGTCTACGCTACGTCGCTCGGATGTAAGTATGCGGATATGGTGTAGTCGTTATAAAATTTCGCGCTCCAATTCATCGGGTAGGCCTAACGACTCGGGGTCAACGCCTAAGCGAGCGGCGATGTGATAGAGTTTGCTGAGTACATCATAATAGGCATAAACAGTCCCGGTTCGAAACGCATCCGATGAATGTCGGTGCCATTCGTCGCGATATCGCTTTGCCGATGTCAAGAGTTCCGAAATCCACAGCTCGTACACCATAGAGGTATCGGGTGTAGACCGTTTTACCATCGACAATGGGCTCATGCGTATCTCTCCTCTCCTGACAAAAGTTCCATGCTACTTCGCGATGTGTTTCTCTGCAACATCTCAGATGTACAGGCCTGCTTGTGGTGTTTTCGTTTCGCGTCTGATTGCTTTGTGCATGAGTTGGGGGTCTATTCTAGGGAAGAAATCGAACCTGATGTCCGGCCGTTTGAGGACTTGTACGCATAAGTTCCGGCTCTTCGGAACAAGACCTCTCGTATATCTTGTGTCGAACCGTATTGAAAATCAACCCGCTCCCATGCCGGGGTGCATATACATTGAATGAAATAGGAATCCAATCGATGGTCTTGAAACTCTTGTATACAATTTCATGATATATACCATTGAATGGCTTGTGGATGCATTGACGGATTGGGGTATCTTTGAAAAGAGCCCACTCGCATGACATGGTCTTACGTAGGATAGCGATGCCAAGATGCCGAGGTGGTGAGGGGTGAGAAGGCAGGGAGCCAAGCTCGATGCGGCGAAGCCGATTCATCGGACGATCAATTGGATCGGCGATTTTGCTTCTCACGCACCAGATCACGGTTGGCGGGGTGTTCATCTCGCCGGGGAATATCTCGTTATCGCTGTCTGGCTTCTTTACGGGGT contains:
- a CDS encoding VOC family protein — its product is MRIIPYLYFQGNAEEALRFYVEVFGGELMELRRYADMPGAESPEHYQNKVLHARLKIGDEWLFISDAFPRDPVPPARSLVSLMVDFSSEADMDAVYTRLGREAEIHMPLQKTFWGAKYARLTDKFGVTWDLHCQL